One Xenopus tropicalis strain Nigerian chromosome 8, UCB_Xtro_10.0, whole genome shotgun sequence genomic window carries:
- the acot2 gene encoding acyl-coenzyme A thioesterase 2, mitochondrial, with amino-acid sequence MSVSLQVTPGHCLYDEPLRVAASGIGPGQEVTLQATVTDEGGETFTSLSRYRAGSGGELDLSQCPALEGGSFTGVEPEGPLWALQPQSPFRRFLRKDVQSPIQLQLSLYQGHEPLGPLLATATQERGFIGEGVSRIPVREGKVRGSLFLPPGEGPFPGVIELQGTGGGLLEYKASLLAGKGFATLALAYYGYEDLPKQMKDFHLEYFEEAVNFMLKNPKVKGPGIGLLGHSKGGDLVLSMATFLKGITATAVVNGSLANVGADLHYKDIMLPAIGFEANRITFPQPGVADISNVLNNPLEEPNRASLIPVGRANSKFLFIVGQEDKNFKSDFYAKIACDLLTEQGKEKPQVVCYPGAGHYIEPPNFPLCKASMHRLVGLPVIWGGEMKAHAMAQVDSWHRIQAFLHEHLDTQDNIPSKL; translated from the exons ATGTCTGTGTCTCTGCAGGTCACCCCAGGGCACTGCCTGTATGATGAGCCCCTACGGGTGGCTGCTTCTGGCATAGGACCTGGGCAGGAAGTGACCCTCCAGGCAACAGTGACTGATGAAGGTGGGGAAACCTTCACTTCTTTAAGTCGTTACCGGGCAGGGAGTGGCGGGGAGTTGGATCTGTCACAGTGCCCGGCTTTGGAGGGTGGCAGTTTTACTGGGGTAGAGCCTGAGGGACCCCTGTGGGCCCTACAACCGCAGAGCCCATTCAGGAGGTTTCTCCGGAAGGACGTACAGAGCCCAATACAGCTCCAGCTTTCTCTGTACCAGGGCCATGAACCTCTTGGGCCACTACTGGCCACTGCCACCCAGGAGAGGGGATTCATTGGAGAAGGAGTGAGTCGGATACCGGTGCGGGAGGGCAAGGTCCGGGGCAGCCTCTTCTTGCCACCAG GAGAGGGACCATTTCCTGGTGTTATTGAATTACAAGGAACTGGAGGAGGCCTGCTGGAATACAAGGCTAGCCTTCTGGCTGGTAAAGGATTTGCCACACTTGCTTTGGCTTACTATGGCTATGAAGATCTTCCCAAGCAAATGAAAGATTTTCATTTAGAATACTTTGAAGAAGCTGTGAATTTCATGTTGAAAAATCCAAAG gttAAAGGTCCAGGGATAGGACTTCTGGGCCATTCTAAAGGTGGAGATCTTGTCCTCTCTATGGCTACTTTCCTAAAGGGCATAACAGCCACAGCTGTTGTTAATGGTTCCCTTGCAAATGTGGGAGCTGATTTACATTACAAAGATATCATGCTCCCTGCTATTGGCTTTGAAGCGAATAGAATTACATTTCCCCAGCCTGGAGTGGCAGATATCAGCAATGTTCTGAACAATCCTCTCGAAGAACCTAACCGTGCAAGCCTAATTCCCGTGGGCAGGGCAAACAGCAAGTTCCTCTTTATTGTGGGGCAAGAGGACAAGAActttaaaagtgatttttatgCCAAAATTGCTTGTGACCTATTGACAGAGCAAGGGAAAGAAAAGCCACAAGTTGTATGTTACCCTGGAGCTGGTCACTACATTGAGCCACCTAATTTTCCACTATGCAAGGCCTCTATGCATAGACTGGTGGGTCTTCCAGTGATCTGGGGAGGAGAAATGAAAGCCCATGCCATGGCACAAGTTGATTCTTGGCACCGGATTCAGGCCTTTCTCCATGAGCACCTAGATACACAAGATAACATACCCAGCAAGCTGTAA